A genomic stretch from Candidatus Nitrososphaera gargensis Ga9.2 includes:
- a CDS encoding V-type ATP synthase subunit I gives MGLAKLMKATIVLPRMETQEAVSRLAALEWFHPIQNTASEHINPYYDDLLTKAQRLYQDIDEVVKALGIPPETGVLATMFKGAPKGKHDYAAENIQGFIADLEEKSAKLLEGPRKVLEERNRVQRELEEYSNLEALVSNAANLSLNLAAFGKLVNFFANLFVIDAKDEAEIRKSLDDLAIFSTKLNENKTSLVIIGSAEDSERVLKVLRSFGVNPLQIPADMPQNPSEAYAIAKAKVKELEAKAEQMDKEVEKVKQSILTQLLSLQEAARVAKDVLEITRKPGGTKNFAVIEGYIPQEMEDRFKKLTSDYVSIIEDANLTVNSHEGEHSSEPLPSLLTNKKYMHNFQVITETQGLPRYGEVDPTPIIAFVWPIFYGLMFADFGHGLLLFGLGMLFRYRGNGRLKVWGTLIAASGLAATVGGLGTGEMFGFHFDHISFLEPLAHALPVVGLLSVSELTFEEVVKILEVSIAVGIIHLLMAFFLRLRANLKQGNKIMVYTHDVPAIIQYLAVVSLILAAIGSQYDIIGMFLSDNYYETPVPWLTFVFGSWVSVGLVAKAMPPVIIACIVITILGGMKEQKHALAHGKEPEGGGLVGIVVETVMVRTIEMLANTISYSRLGIMLLVHTALLVTVINSYEHGGGLAILIGGNIGIMMIEGLIVYIQTIRLHLYEWFPKWYKSDGVQFKKLVPQMLYTNLVWKYDDGKKKVSA, from the coding sequence ATGGGGCTAGCCAAACTTATGAAGGCCACCATCGTCCTGCCAAGGATGGAGACACAGGAGGCCGTGAGCAGGCTGGCTGCGCTGGAGTGGTTCCACCCGATCCAGAATACTGCTTCTGAACACATTAACCCGTATTACGACGACCTTTTGACAAAGGCGCAAAGGCTGTACCAAGACATTGACGAAGTGGTCAAGGCACTCGGCATACCGCCGGAGACAGGCGTGCTTGCGACCATGTTCAAGGGCGCTCCAAAGGGCAAGCACGATTATGCCGCCGAAAACATACAGGGCTTCATCGCCGACCTTGAAGAAAAGAGCGCCAAGTTGCTGGAAGGTCCAAGAAAGGTGCTCGAAGAGCGCAACAGGGTGCAGAGGGAGCTCGAAGAGTACAGCAACCTAGAGGCTCTAGTGTCAAATGCCGCAAACCTGAGCCTGAACCTTGCCGCGTTTGGCAAGCTTGTCAACTTTTTTGCCAACCTTTTTGTCATTGACGCCAAGGACGAGGCAGAGATCAGAAAAAGCCTTGACGACCTTGCCATCTTTTCCACCAAGCTGAACGAGAACAAGACGTCGCTTGTCATCATTGGCTCTGCAGAGGACTCGGAGCGGGTGCTTAAGGTGCTCAGGAGCTTTGGCGTCAACCCGCTGCAGATCCCGGCAGACATGCCCCAGAACCCGAGCGAAGCGTACGCGATTGCAAAGGCAAAGGTCAAGGAGCTTGAAGCCAAGGCAGAGCAGATGGACAAGGAGGTCGAAAAGGTCAAGCAGTCGATCCTGACGCAGTTGCTGTCTCTGCAGGAGGCTGCGAGAGTCGCCAAGGACGTCTTGGAAATTACAAGGAAGCCGGGCGGCACCAAGAACTTTGCAGTCATTGAAGGCTATATCCCCCAAGAGATGGAGGACAGATTCAAAAAGCTCACCTCTGATTATGTTTCGATAATCGAAGATGCCAACCTGACAGTAAACAGCCACGAGGGCGAACACAGCTCAGAACCTCTACCGTCGCTCCTGACCAACAAGAAATACATGCACAACTTCCAGGTCATTACTGAGACTCAAGGTCTGCCGAGGTACGGCGAAGTCGACCCGACGCCGATAATTGCATTTGTCTGGCCGATATTCTACGGGCTGATGTTTGCAGACTTTGGCCACGGCCTCTTGCTCTTTGGCCTGGGTATGCTGTTCCGCTACAGGGGCAACGGCAGGCTCAAGGTGTGGGGAACACTCATTGCCGCAAGCGGCCTGGCAGCTACAGTCGGCGGCCTTGGCACGGGAGAGATGTTTGGGTTCCACTTTGATCATATCTCATTCCTAGAGCCTCTGGCCCACGCGCTGCCAGTTGTAGGCCTGCTGAGCGTGTCAGAGCTGACATTCGAAGAGGTAGTCAAGATACTAGAGGTGTCCATAGCAGTAGGCATTATCCACCTGCTGATGGCGTTCTTCCTCAGGCTGAGGGCCAACCTGAAGCAGGGCAACAAGATTATGGTCTACACCCACGATGTACCAGCGATCATACAGTACTTGGCAGTGGTCTCGCTGATACTGGCAGCCATTGGCTCCCAGTACGACATTATTGGAATGTTCCTGAGCGACAACTACTACGAGACGCCGGTGCCATGGCTGACGTTCGTATTTGGAAGCTGGGTCTCAGTGGGCTTGGTGGCAAAGGCGATGCCTCCTGTCATCATTGCCTGCATTGTCATAACTATACTGGGCGGCATGAAGGAGCAAAAGCACGCGCTGGCACACGGCAAAGAGCCAGAAGGCGGAGGGCTTGTGGGCATCGTGGTAGAAACGGTCATGGTAAGGACAATCGAAATGCTCGCCAACACTATCAGCTACTCCCGGCTTGGCATTATGCTCCTTGTCCACACGGCGCTTCTGGTAACGGTCATCAACTCGTACGAGCACGGAGGAGGGCTTGCCATACTAATCGGCGGCAACATTGGCATCATGATGATAGAGGGCCTGATCGTCTACATCCAAACAATCAGGTTGCACCTGTACGAATGGTTCCCCAAGTGGTACAAGTCCGATGGCGTCCAGTTCAAGAAGCTGGTGCCCCAGATGCTCTACACAAATCTGGTCTGGAAGTACGACGACGGCAAGAAAAAGGTCTCAGCCTAG
- a CDS encoding V0D/AC39 family V-type ATPase subunit — translation MNTNKVSMPNKIFGTVLAHSLRGKMLSKTELQTLAESRDIDELVTRMKNTVYLDALAKLTKPYTAEKVESALREHLVNQHAKIVNIANGSAILSAYFVKYITWNLKIILKGKAMGRTYEELLPKVNLRAEELVGRRDLVVKALVAKDFDEAVNSLAGSEFGEDARKAAQAYKEKGDVRVFDTFLDHAFYKSLDRAVVFESKLQDTNKVAGVDVDSYNVLAVLRGKFWGLSANEVNDLIVTTGKVSRDVLQRMINTEKIQEAIGELAGTAYKELIPRSAANDIDAIMQLEVAFEKESLKRIMNSFRTVFTVANLLASIKLMAFEIRNLAAIAAGVEQKIPSDKILASLVRVE, via the coding sequence TTGAATACCAACAAGGTTAGCATGCCAAACAAGATTTTCGGCACCGTCCTTGCCCACAGCCTTCGGGGCAAGATGCTTTCCAAGACCGAGCTCCAGACTCTGGCAGAATCCAGAGACATTGACGAGCTTGTTACCAGAATGAAAAATACCGTTTACCTTGACGCGCTTGCCAAGCTTACCAAGCCGTATACTGCGGAAAAAGTCGAATCGGCTCTGCGTGAGCACCTTGTGAACCAGCACGCAAAAATAGTCAACATTGCAAACGGCTCTGCGATCCTCAGCGCTTATTTCGTAAAATACATCACTTGGAACCTGAAGATAATCCTAAAGGGCAAGGCGATGGGCAGGACGTACGAGGAGCTGCTGCCAAAGGTCAACCTGAGGGCAGAGGAGCTGGTAGGCCGCAGGGACTTGGTGGTCAAGGCGCTTGTCGCTAAGGATTTTGATGAGGCAGTCAACTCGCTTGCAGGAAGCGAATTTGGAGAAGACGCGCGAAAAGCCGCACAGGCCTACAAGGAAAAGGGCGACGTCAGGGTCTTTGACACTTTTCTAGACCACGCATTCTACAAGTCGCTTGATAGGGCTGTTGTCTTTGAGTCAAAGCTGCAGGACACGAACAAGGTCGCCGGCGTTGACGTCGATTCATACAATGTTCTTGCTGTTCTCCGCGGCAAGTTCTGGGGCCTGAGCGCAAACGAAGTGAACGACCTGATAGTCACTACGGGCAAGGTTTCAAGAGACGTGCTCCAGAGGATGATAAACACCGAAAAGATCCAAGAAGCAATAGGCGAGCTTGCAGGCACTGCGTACAAGGAGCTTATCCCAAGAAGCGCCGCAAACGACATTGACGCCATCATGCAGCTAGAGGTCGCATTTGAAAAAGAGTCACTCAAGCGCATAATGAACTCGTTCCGCACCGTCTTTACGGTCGCAAATCTGCTTGCGTCTATCAAGCTGATGGCTTTTGAAATAAGGAACCTTGCGGCTATTGCTGCAGGCGTCGAGCAAAAGATACCTTCAGACAAGATACTGGCAAGCCTTGTGCGCGTAGAGTAA